In one window of Candidatus Sulfuricurvum sp. RIFRC-1 DNA:
- a CDS encoding methyltransferase domain-containing protein — translation MGDVLKAFTTEPLTDILSWAHETLKGADHLTFEALNPDIGRGHYAGETITINGNEYLYRSYKAWSDLGELLFCRMLTPKIISEHTVQITYEKLDLSDSFHRSEEKEEKYGIASRFAAIHKNEEPAFLSAYLRALHSVKVGERKRILNLGINTGDEFDLIRQILSSEEYMNLSLVGIDFSQSAISVARERFNEGNAIFYVHDINDLASLDLGRFDLIITIGTLQSSTLEFKALFASLVQEYLSKEGAMILGFPNCRWMGGEMIYGAKAPNYPYSEMSILIKDIYYCKKYLQQKKFRVTVTGKDYLFLTGTKIG, via the coding sequence GTGGGAGATGTTTTGAAAGCCTTTACTACCGAACCCCTTACCGATATCCTCTCATGGGCGCATGAAACCCTAAAAGGGGCCGATCACCTAACCTTCGAAGCTCTCAATCCCGATATCGGTCGCGGACACTATGCAGGTGAAACCATCACGATCAATGGAAATGAGTATCTCTATCGCAGTTACAAAGCATGGAGTGATTTAGGCGAATTGCTGTTTTGTCGGATGCTGACACCGAAGATCATTTCTGAACACACCGTACAAATCACTTACGAAAAACTCGACCTCAGCGATTCGTTTCACCGTTCAGAGGAAAAAGAGGAAAAATACGGAATCGCATCCCGTTTCGCGGCGATTCATAAAAACGAAGAACCGGCATTTCTGAGCGCCTACCTGCGAGCTTTACATAGCGTCAAAGTCGGGGAGAGAAAACGGATTCTTAATCTGGGGATCAATACAGGGGACGAATTCGACCTCATCCGTCAAATCCTCTCCTCTGAAGAGTACATGAATCTCTCCCTCGTCGGGATCGATTTTTCACAAAGTGCCATCAGTGTTGCACGAGAGCGATTCAATGAGGGGAATGCTATCTTTTACGTCCACGACATCAACGATCTCGCCTCACTCGACTTAGGACGCTTTGACCTCATCATCACGATCGGAACATTGCAAAGCAGTACATTGGAGTTCAAAGCCCTCTTTGCGTCGTTAGTGCAAGAGTATTTGAGTAAAGAAGGGGCGATGATTTTAGGATTTCCAAATTGCCGTTGGATGGGAGGAGAGATGATTTACGGTGCCAAAGCTCCTAATTATCCCTATTCAGAAATGTCGATACTCATCAAAGATATCTACTACTGTAAAAAATATTTGCAGCAAAAAAAGTTTCGAGTTACCGTTACGGGTAAAGATTATCTATTTTTAACCGGGACAAAAATAGGATAA